The Thiobacillus sp. genome contains a region encoding:
- a CDS encoding HDOD domain-containing protein, with product MEREALTPHLLVQEVQSLFSLPDVALRLNEMVGAPDTTNKQIVDVLQLDAGLAATVLRLANSAWYGLPSKVDTLSRAITLIGHGALRDLVLAAAFIKRFQGIPGEFVNMKSFWDNSVACGVVARNLSKRCRLHESEQMFLAGLLHKIGRLVFFEARPNLYREVLSQAEDTSEAAIIASERNVFGFSYAELGGELLKSWRLPPILQNVVANQLQSEKFTDYPRERAILQVAADMARFLSPDIKLGPGELLYKPVFDDVVWMDLGIREEDLMEVADISLIQAYELIEIVNPR from the coding sequence ATGGAACGTGAAGCCCTGACCCCCCACCTCCTGGTGCAGGAAGTGCAGAGCCTCTTCAGCCTGCCGGACGTGGCCCTGCGCCTCAACGAGATGGTGGGTGCCCCCGATACCACCAACAAGCAGATCGTGGACGTGCTTCAGCTGGATGCGGGCCTGGCCGCCACGGTGCTGCGCCTGGCCAACAGCGCCTGGTATGGCCTGCCCAGCAAGGTGGACACCCTGTCCCGGGCCATCACCCTCATCGGCCACGGCGCCCTGCGGGACCTGGTGCTGGCGGCCGCTTTCATCAAGCGCTTCCAGGGCATTCCCGGCGAATTCGTGAACATGAAGAGCTTCTGGGACAACAGCGTGGCCTGCGGCGTGGTGGCCCGCAACCTGTCCAAGCGCTGCCGGCTCCATGAAAGCGAGCAGATGTTCCTGGCCGGCCTGCTGCACAAGATCGGCCGCCTGGTGTTCTTCGAGGCCCGTCCCAACCTCTACAGGGAAGTGCTGTCCCAGGCGGAGGACACCAGCGAGGCCGCCATCATCGCCTCAGAACGCAACGTGTTCGGATTCAGCTACGCGGAGCTGGGGGGCGAACTGCTGAAGTCCTGGCGTCTTCCCCCCATCCTGCAGAACGTGGTGGCCAACCAGCTGCAGAGCGAAAAGTTCACCGACTATCCCCGGGAACGGGCCATCCTGCAGGTGGCGGCGGACATGGCCCGCTTCCTGTCGCCGGACATCAAGCTTGGCCCCGGAGAATTGCTCTACAAGCCGGTGTTCGATGACGTGGTGTGGATGGACCTGGGCATCCGGGAGGAGGACCTCATGGAAGTGGCGGACATCTCTCTCATCCAGGCCTACGAACTCATAGAGATCGTCAACCCGCGCTGA
- a CDS encoding DNA primase: protein MSTNDLLSRLDHVKRTGLDRWLARCPAHDDRGPSLAIRELDDGRTLVHCFAGCSVHEVVAAVGMELSDLFPPRPLPDGRKPERRPFSAEDALRCLAFEARLVYLAALETLEGKPLSDADFERLALAVERIEDAEGVVWTTH, encoded by the coding sequence ATGAGCACGAACGACCTGCTTTCCCGCCTGGACCATGTGAAGCGCACCGGCCTGGATAGGTGGCTGGCCCGCTGTCCTGCCCATGATGACCGTGGCCCATCCCTGGCCATCCGGGAACTGGACGATGGCCGAACTCTGGTTCACTGCTTCGCGGGCTGTTCCGTGCATGAAGTGGTGGCCGCCGTGGGGATGGAACTCTCCGACCTGTTCCCGCCCCGACCCCTACCGGATGGACGCAAGCCTGAACGTCGTCCATTCTCTGCTGAGGATGCCCTGCGCTGTCTCGCCTTCGAGGCCAGGCTCGTGTACCTGGCCGCCCTGGAAACGCTGGAAGGCAAGCCCTTGTCGGATGCCGACTTCGAGCGCCTGGCCCTGGCTGTGGAACGCATCGAAGATGCGGAGGGGGTGGTATGGACAACGCACTGA
- a CDS encoding transcriptional regulator: protein MNQLPETGFLTLAQIIGQEEVTEQQAAENRKRGKGPKRPRPGKPAIVPVGKSCWWEGVKSGRFPAPVKVGNGRGTFWKVESIRTLIAKA from the coding sequence ATGAACCAACTACCCGAAACCGGCTTTCTGACCCTGGCCCAAATCATCGGCCAAGAGGAAGTGACCGAGCAACAAGCCGCCGAAAACCGCAAACGCGGGAAGGGGCCGAAGCGCCCCCGTCCCGGAAAACCTGCAATCGTGCCCGTAGGGAAATCCTGCTGGTGGGAGGGCGTGAAGAGCGGGCGATTCCCTGCGCCCGTGAAGGTAGGAAACGGACGCGGCACCTTCTGGAAAGTCGAGAGCATCCGCACCCTGATTGCTAAGGCTTGA
- a CDS encoding SAM-dependent DNA methyltransferase, which produces MNQDLQKTLWAAADKLRSNMDAAEYKHVVLGLIFLKYISDAFDERRLDLKAAFTDPGHDLYLGEDTETRAQIPAMLEDRDFYTMANVFWVPESARWEAIRNQAKQPDIGKRIDDALIAIEQDNARLKGILDKRFARTQLEPGRLGELIDLISSIGFGAKDKAKDTLGEVYEYFLGQFASAEGKKGGQFYTPASVVKVLVEVLSPHKGKVYDPCCGSGGMFVQSEKFVESHGGKFGDLSIYGQEANPTTWRLVAMNLAIRGMDFNLGKEPADTFHRNQHPDLKADYVLANPPFNISDWGGDKLASDPRWVHGTPPAGNANYAWLQHILWHLKPGGQAGVVLANGSMSSNQNNEGAIRKAMVEADAVEVMVALPPQLFFNTQIPACLWFLAKDKTQHGRDRRGEFLFIDARKLGTMQTRVLRVFEDEDIAKIANAVHAWRQDGETSEPYADVPGFCRAVKLAEIAEHGYVLTPGRYVGAEEAEDDDEAFTDKMERLTAQLAEQMEKGQELDAVIRERLGRLGYAV; this is translated from the coding sequence ATGAACCAAGACTTACAGAAGACCCTCTGGGCGGCCGCGGACAAGCTGCGCTCGAACATGGACGCGGCGGAATACAAGCACGTCGTCCTGGGCCTCATCTTCCTGAAATACATCTCCGACGCCTTCGACGAGCGGCGCTTGGACCTCAAGGCCGCGTTCACCGACCCCGGCCATGACCTCTACCTCGGCGAGGACACGGAAACGCGTGCCCAGATTCCCGCCATGCTGGAGGACCGCGACTTCTACACCATGGCCAACGTCTTCTGGGTGCCGGAATCGGCCCGCTGGGAGGCCATCCGCAACCAGGCCAAGCAACCGGACATCGGCAAGCGCATCGACGACGCCCTCATCGCCATCGAGCAGGACAACGCCCGCCTGAAAGGCATCCTGGACAAACGCTTCGCCCGCACTCAACTGGAACCCGGTCGCCTGGGCGAGCTCATCGACCTGATTTCCTCCATCGGCTTCGGCGCCAAGGACAAAGCCAAGGACACCCTGGGTGAGGTCTACGAATACTTCCTCGGCCAGTTTGCCAGCGCAGAGGGCAAAAAGGGCGGCCAGTTCTACACGCCCGCCTCGGTGGTCAAGGTGCTGGTGGAAGTGCTCTCGCCCCACAAGGGCAAGGTCTACGACCCCTGCTGTGGCTCCGGCGGCATGTTCGTCCAGTCGGAAAAGTTTGTGGAAAGCCATGGCGGCAAGTTTGGCGACCTCTCCATCTACGGCCAGGAGGCCAACCCCACCACCTGGCGGCTGGTGGCCATGAACCTCGCCATCCGGGGCATGGACTTCAACCTGGGCAAGGAACCTGCCGACACCTTCCACCGCAACCAGCACCCGGACCTGAAGGCCGACTACGTCCTCGCCAATCCGCCCTTCAACATCTCCGACTGGGGCGGCGACAAGCTGGCCTCTGACCCTCGCTGGGTGCACGGCACCCCGCCCGCAGGAAACGCCAACTATGCCTGGCTGCAACACATCCTCTGGCACCTCAAACCCGGCGGCCAGGCCGGCGTGGTACTGGCCAACGGCTCCATGTCCTCCAACCAGAATAACGAAGGCGCCATCCGCAAGGCCATGGTGGAAGCCGACGCGGTGGAAGTCATGGTGGCCCTGCCGCCCCAACTCTTCTTCAACACCCAGATACCCGCCTGCCTCTGGTTCCTGGCCAAGGACAAGACCCAGCACGGCCGAGACCGGCGCGGCGAGTTCCTGTTCATCGACGCCCGCAAGCTGGGCACCATGCAGACCCGTGTGCTGCGGGTCTTCGAGGACGAGGACATCGCCAAGATTGCCAACGCCGTGCATGCCTGGCGGCAGGACGGCGAGACCAGCGAGCCCTATGCCGATGTCCCTGGCTTCTGCCGTGCCGTGAAGCTGGCTGAAATCGCCGAGCATGGCTACGTGCTCACGCCGGGCCGCTATGTGGGTGCCGAGGAAGCCGAGGACGACGACGAGGCCTTCACCGACAAGATGGAGCGGCTTACCGCCCAACTGGCCGAGCAGATGGAGAAGGGGCAGGAGCTGGACGCAGTGATTCGGGAGCGGCTGGGGAGGTTGGGGTATGCCGTCTGA
- a CDS encoding restriction endonuclease subunit S, whose protein sequence is MPSEWRETTLGEVVNLKRGFDLPAKQRTKGGVPIVSSSGVSDYHCEAKVKAPGVVTGRYGTIGQVFFCEQDFWPLNTTLFVEDFKGNDPKFIFYFLKTVDFFAYSDKAAVPGVNRNHLHTARVQIPDEKTQTEIAQTLGVLDDKIALLHETNATLEAIAQALFKSWFVDFDPVRAKAEGRDPEGVTPEVADQFPSEFEDSELGGIPKGWRTTSVYDLAEYVNGAAYKAFAPNTESRGLPIIKIAELKAGVTSQTAYSDKEMPEKYRIQAGDILFSWSGNPETSIDTFVWPHSAGWLNQHIFRVIVNDAQERVFVLQVLRHLRPVFSGIARNKQTTGLGHVTIADMKRLLVAMPDRAVLGQFVDLVAPIQRRVFENEQQALNLTELRDTLLPRLMSGKFRIPEIQEAIEEATA, encoded by the coding sequence ATGCCGTCTGAGTGGCGCGAAACCACGCTTGGAGAGGTTGTCAACCTCAAGCGTGGATTTGACCTCCCTGCGAAACAACGTACGAAAGGGGGAGTCCCTATCGTTTCTTCCTCTGGAGTGTCGGACTACCACTGCGAAGCCAAGGTAAAGGCGCCGGGCGTTGTAACTGGACGATATGGAACGATAGGCCAGGTTTTCTTCTGTGAACAAGATTTCTGGCCGTTAAACACGACTCTGTTTGTTGAGGATTTCAAGGGGAACGACCCCAAGTTCATCTTCTACTTCCTGAAGACCGTCGATTTCTTTGCATACAGCGACAAGGCGGCGGTACCAGGAGTTAACCGGAACCATTTGCACACTGCCCGAGTTCAGATTCCGGACGAAAAAACTCAAACGGAAATCGCACAAACTCTAGGTGTCCTAGACGACAAAATCGCCCTCCTGCATGAAACCAACGCCACCCTCGAAGCTATCGCCCAGGCCCTGTTCAAGTCGTGGTTCGTGGATTTCGACCCTGTGCGGGCCAAGGCCGAAGGCCGCGACCCCGAAGGCGTGACGCCCGAAGTCGCCGACCAGTTCCCGAGCGAGTTCGAGGATTCGGAGTTGGGGGGGATTCCGAAGGGGTGGCGTACTACGTCAGTGTATGACCTTGCCGAGTATGTGAATGGTGCGGCCTATAAGGCATTTGCCCCGAACACAGAGAGCCGAGGTTTGCCAATCATCAAGATTGCAGAACTTAAAGCTGGAGTCACATCGCAGACGGCATACTCTGATAAAGAGATGCCAGAAAAATATCGAATTCAGGCTGGCGACATTTTGTTTTCATGGTCAGGCAATCCTGAAACTTCTATCGACACATTCGTGTGGCCTCATTCGGCAGGGTGGTTAAACCAGCACATCTTCCGCGTGATTGTTAATGATGCCCAAGAGCGAGTGTTTGTCCTCCAAGTGTTGAGGCATCTCCGCCCCGTTTTTTCTGGCATAGCTCGTAACAAGCAGACGACTGGCTTAGGGCACGTAACCATCGCGGATATGAAGCGGCTGCTGGTAGCAATGCCGGATAGGGCAGTTCTTGGTCAGTTTGTTGACCTGGTTGCACCAATCCAAAGGCGTGTTTTCGAGAATGAGCAGCAAGCTCTGAACCTTACCGAACTGCGCGACACCCTTTTGCCCCGCCTGATGTCCGGCAAGTTTCGCATCCCCGAGATACAGGAAGCCATCGAGGAGGCCACAGCATGA
- the uvrA gene encoding excinuclease ABC subunit UvrA produces MIRVRGARTHNLKNVNVDLPQHELVVITGLSGSGKSSLAFDTLYAEGQRRYVESLSAYARQFLQLMEKPDVDLIEGLSPAISIEQKATSHNPRSTVGTVTEIHDYLRLLFARAGTPRCPHHGIELAAQTVSQMVDTVLQLPEDTKLMILAPLVVGRKGEQLGLFDELRAQGFVRLRVDGEVYDIDAIPALEKNRKHTIEAVVDRLKVRPDMKQRLAESFETALRHSDGKALAVEMDSGREMLFSAKFACPVCDYALPELEPRIFSFNNPMGACPKCDGLGSITFFDPERVVAFPHMSLASGAIKGWDRRNAFFYRMLESLAMHYGFDIDTPWEELPEAIRQIILHGSGRDEIAFQYLGEGGRKTTRKHRFDGVIPSLERRYRESESQLMREELAKFIATRPCPECGGSRLRIEARNVTIGGATLHQLSHLPIRQTLAFFHELQLTGHRAQVAEKIVKEISARLTFLNNVGLDYLSLERSADTLSGGEAQRIRLASQIGSGLTGVMYVLDEPSIGLHQRDNDRLLGTLKHLRDLGNTVIVVEHDEDAIRHADHIVDMGPGAGEHGGEIVAQGKLADILANPDSLTGQYLSGARSIPMPEARKGPREGRVLKLINAYGNNLKNVTLELPTGIFVCVTGVSGSGKSTLINDTLYAVTANMLNGAAQEPAPFEAIEGTEYFDKVISVDQSPIGRTPRSNPATYTGLFTPIRELFAGTPAARERGYEVGRFSFNVKGGRCEACQGDGMIKVEMHFLPDIYVPCDVCHGHRYNRETLEVQYKGRNIHEILQMTVEEALEFFNPVPVVRRKLQTLMDVGLSYIRLGQSATTLSGGEAQRVKLALELSKRDTGRTLYILDEPTTGLHFADIDMLLKVLHRLVGAGNTVVVIEHNLDVVKTADWIIDLGPEGGEGGGRIIAQGTPEQVAANPMSHTGQYLKPVLERGA; encoded by the coding sequence ATGATCCGCGTCCGCGGCGCCCGCACCCACAACCTGAAGAACGTCAACGTGGACCTGCCCCAACACGAGCTGGTGGTCATCACCGGCCTGTCCGGTTCCGGCAAGTCCTCCCTGGCCTTCGACACCCTCTATGCCGAGGGGCAGCGCCGCTATGTGGAATCCCTGTCCGCCTATGCCCGCCAGTTTCTGCAGCTCATGGAAAAACCGGACGTGGACCTCATCGAGGGTCTGAGTCCCGCCATCTCCATCGAGCAGAAGGCCACCAGCCACAACCCCCGTTCCACCGTGGGCACGGTCACCGAGATCCACGACTACCTGCGCCTGCTGTTTGCCCGGGCGGGCACACCCCGCTGCCCCCACCACGGCATCGAGCTGGCGGCCCAGACGGTGTCCCAGATGGTGGATACCGTCCTGCAACTGCCGGAGGACACCAAGCTGATGATCCTGGCGCCCCTGGTGGTGGGCCGCAAGGGCGAGCAGCTGGGCCTGTTCGACGAGTTGCGTGCCCAGGGCTTCGTGCGTTTGCGGGTGGACGGCGAGGTGTACGACATCGATGCCATTCCCGCCCTGGAGAAAAACAGGAAGCACACCATCGAGGCGGTGGTGGACCGGCTCAAGGTGCGCCCGGACATGAAGCAGCGCCTGGCCGAGTCCTTCGAGACCGCCCTGCGCCATTCCGACGGCAAGGCCCTGGCCGTGGAAATGGACTCCGGACGGGAGATGCTGTTCTCCGCCAAGTTCGCCTGCCCTGTATGCGACTACGCCCTGCCGGAGCTGGAGCCCCGCATCTTCTCCTTCAACAACCCCATGGGCGCCTGCCCCAAGTGCGACGGCCTGGGCAGCATCACCTTCTTCGACCCGGAACGGGTGGTGGCCTTCCCCCACATGAGCCTGGCCTCCGGCGCCATCAAGGGCTGGGACCGCCGCAACGCCTTCTTCTACCGCATGCTGGAATCCCTGGCGATGCACTACGGTTTCGACATCGACACCCCCTGGGAGGAACTGCCGGAGGCCATCCGGCAAATCATCCTGCACGGCAGTGGCCGGGACGAGATCGCCTTCCAGTACCTGGGCGAGGGGGGGCGAAAGACGACAAGGAAGCACAGGTTCGACGGCGTCATCCCCAGCCTGGAGCGGCGCTACAGGGAGAGCGAATCCCAGCTCATGCGGGAGGAACTGGCCAAGTTCATCGCCACCCGGCCCTGCCCCGAATGCGGCGGCTCCCGCCTGCGCATCGAGGCCCGCAACGTCACCATCGGCGGCGCCACCCTGCACCAGCTTTCCCATCTGCCCATCCGCCAGACCCTGGCGTTCTTCCACGAGCTGCAACTGACGGGCCATCGCGCCCAGGTGGCGGAGAAGATCGTCAAGGAGATCAGCGCCCGCCTCACCTTCCTCAACAACGTGGGCCTGGACTACCTCTCCCTGGAGCGCTCCGCCGACACCCTGTCCGGCGGCGAGGCCCAGCGCATCCGCCTGGCCTCCCAGATCGGCTCCGGCCTCACGGGGGTCATGTATGTGCTGGACGAGCCTTCCATCGGCCTGCACCAGCGGGACAACGACCGCCTGCTGGGCACCCTCAAGCACCTGCGGGACCTGGGCAACACGGTCATCGTGGTGGAGCACGACGAGGACGCCATCCGCCACGCGGACCACATCGTCGACATGGGCCCCGGTGCCGGCGAGCACGGCGGCGAGATCGTGGCCCAGGGCAAGCTGGCGGACATCCTGGCCAACCCGGATTCCCTCACGGGCCAGTACCTGTCCGGCGCCAGGTCCATCCCCATGCCCGAGGCGCGCAAGGGCCCCCGGGAAGGCCGTGTTCTGAAGCTCATCAACGCCTACGGCAACAACCTGAAGAACGTCACCCTGGAGTTGCCCACGGGCATCTTCGTGTGCGTCACCGGCGTATCCGGCTCGGGCAAGTCCACCCTCATCAACGACACCCTCTACGCCGTCACCGCCAACATGCTCAACGGCGCCGCCCAGGAGCCGGCCCCCTTCGAGGCCATCGAGGGCACGGAGTACTTCGACAAGGTCATCAGCGTGGACCAGAGCCCCATCGGCCGCACGCCCCGTTCCAACCCCGCCACCTACACCGGCCTGTTCACCCCCATCCGCGAGCTGTTCGCCGGCACCCCCGCAGCCCGGGAGCGGGGCTACGAGGTGGGCCGCTTCTCCTTCAACGTCAAGGGGGGCCGCTGCGAGGCCTGCCAGGGGGACGGCATGATCAAGGTGGAGATGCACTTCCTGCCGGACATCTACGTGCCCTGCGACGTTTGCCACGGCCACCGGTATAACCGGGAAACCCTGGAAGTGCAGTACAAGGGCAGAAACATCCACGAGATCCTGCAGATGACCGTGGAAGAGGCCCTGGAATTCTTCAACCCCGTGCCCGTGGTGCGTCGCAAGCTCCAGACCCTCATGGACGTGGGCCTCAGCTACATCCGCCTGGGCCAGTCCGCCACCACCCTTTCCGGTGGCGAGGCCCAGCGCGTTAAGCTGGCCCTGGAACTCTCCAAGCGGGACACGGGCCGAACGCTTTACATCCTGGACGAGCCCACCACGGGCCTGCACTTCGCAGACATCGACATGCTGCTGAAGGTGCTCCACCGGCTGGTAGGGGCCGGAAACACGGTGGTGGTCATCGAACACAACCTGGACGTGGTGAAGACCGCCGACTGGATCATCGACCTGGGGCCTGAAGGGGGCGAGGGCGGGGGCCGGATCATCGCCCAGGGCACGCCGGAGCAGGTGGCCGCAAACCCGATGAGTCATACGGGGCAGTACCTGAAACCTGTATTGGAACGAGGTGCATGA
- a CDS encoding tyrosine-type recombinase/integrase, with translation MPLTDAKIRNTKPGDKPIRLPDGGWLYLEVRPSGAKLWRFRYRIAGKENIYAIGEYFGDKREGHVSLDDARKERDRARVLVKQGIHPAHQRQTERLATHTESTNTFEAVAREWIAKKKPTWTPYYLRQVERFMEADVFPKIGKHPIRNVTAAQLLEIVKAIETRGAETVALLVRQWASAVFRYAVATLRADADPAAALKGAIHRPKVKHAKPLNRDQIANFVKALEGYAGYRTTVIALRLMLLNPFRTVELRAAHWMEIDLDRAEWRVPAERMKMREPHIVPLSRQAVELLRELHTYTGTRDFLFPNYRTPKTCMSATTLNRALERMGFNGKTSSIGFSFSAHGFRATASTILNEIGFRPDVIERQLAHAERNKVRASYNQAEYLEERRAMMQQWADMVDGMAKNDDKEKPIKRAA, from the coding sequence ATGCCCCTCACCGACGCGAAAATCCGCAACACCAAGCCCGGCGACAAGCCGATACGCTTGCCTGATGGCGGCTGGCTTTACTTGGAGGTCAGACCATCCGGCGCGAAGCTCTGGCGCTTCCGCTATCGCATCGCTGGCAAGGAAAACATCTATGCCATCGGTGAGTATTTCGGCGACAAGCGGGAGGGGCATGTATCGCTTGACGATGCCCGGAAGGAAAGAGACAGGGCTCGGGTGCTAGTGAAGCAAGGCATTCACCCGGCGCACCAGAGACAAACCGAACGGCTAGCAACCCATACCGAAAGCACCAACACTTTCGAGGCCGTGGCACGGGAGTGGATAGCCAAGAAAAAGCCGACATGGACACCCTACTACCTTCGGCAAGTTGAGCGATTCATGGAAGCCGATGTATTTCCCAAAATCGGTAAGCATCCCATTAGGAACGTGACGGCGGCGCAACTGCTGGAAATCGTGAAAGCAATCGAGACACGCGGCGCTGAGACTGTCGCCTTGCTGGTGCGGCAATGGGCTTCGGCAGTATTCCGCTATGCCGTGGCAACCCTGCGGGCGGATGCCGATCCAGCGGCGGCATTGAAGGGCGCGATTCATCGCCCAAAGGTAAAGCACGCCAAACCATTGAACCGCGACCAGATAGCCAATTTCGTGAAGGCGCTGGAAGGCTATGCCGGGTATCGGACTACTGTTATCGCCTTGCGGCTGATGTTGCTAAATCCATTCCGAACCGTGGAATTGCGTGCAGCGCATTGGATGGAAATTGACCTTGACCGAGCGGAATGGCGCGTCCCTGCCGAGCGGATGAAAATGCGGGAGCCGCACATTGTTCCCCTATCCCGGCAAGCCGTGGAATTGCTTCGGGAACTGCACACCTACACCGGAACACGTGACTTCCTGTTTCCAAACTATCGAACCCCAAAAACTTGCATGTCAGCAACAACACTGAATCGAGCGCTGGAGCGAATGGGTTTTAACGGCAAAACAAGTTCCATCGGGTTTTCATTCTCGGCGCATGGCTTCCGGGCGACGGCTTCAACCATCCTGAACGAAATCGGCTTTCGGCCTGACGTGATCGAGCGCCAGCTAGCGCATGCCGAGCGCAACAAGGTAAGGGCCAGCTACAACCAGGCCGAATATCTCGAAGAGCGGCGGGCCATGATGCAGCAATGGGCGGACATGGTTGATGGCATGGCAAAGAACGACGACAAGGAGAAGCCGATCAAGCGGGCAGCGTAG
- a CDS encoding DUF3987 domain-containing protein, with protein MDNALIRYDQAAARIDAARAARKGRAISIDQPSLEDATSAVLERQKWPDPQPLSAKIEPEAYPLDALPDTIRAAVEEVAGFVKAPLPLVASSALAALSLACQAHIDAKRAEKLHGPVGLFLLTIAESGERKSTCDNFFTSAIRQYQEEQAEVMKPAIKEYQAAIAAWEAERDGILSAVKDAGKKGKPTDTLRTDLAQLQQEEPKPPRVPRLILGDETPENLAWSLAKQWPSAGVLSSEAGVVFGSHGMGKDSAMRNLALLNVLWDGGAHSIGRRTSESFTVRGARLTMGLMIQETTLREYFSKSGGLARGTGFLARFLVAWPESTQGQRPFTEAPANWPHLAAFHRRIAATLNQPAPIDEDGALTPAMLSLAPDAKAAWVDYHDAIESELASGGEFYDVRDVASKSADNAARLAALFQQFEHGMGGAIGLDSFERASLITAWHLSEARRFFGELALPSELADAARLDSWLIEHCRQQRTHMVGKNHVRQHGPLRDGARLDAAIRELAELDRLQLVKDGKRLTIHLNPALVGVAP; from the coding sequence ATGGACAACGCACTGATCCGCTACGACCAGGCCGCTGCACGCATAGACGCGGCCAGGGCAGCCCGAAAGGGCCGGGCGATATCAATAGACCAACCCAGCTTAGAAGACGCAACCAGCGCGGTTCTGGAGCGTCAGAAATGGCCCGACCCGCAACCACTATCAGCGAAGATCGAGCCGGAAGCCTATCCGCTGGATGCCCTGCCCGACACCATCAGGGCGGCGGTGGAAGAGGTGGCGGGATTCGTCAAAGCCCCCTTGCCGCTGGTGGCATCGTCGGCACTGGCGGCGCTGTCGCTGGCCTGCCAAGCGCACATTGACGCGAAGCGAGCGGAAAAACTGCATGGGCCTGTCGGGCTGTTCCTGCTGACCATTGCCGAGTCTGGCGAGCGGAAATCCACTTGCGACAACTTCTTCACTTCGGCCATCCGCCAGTATCAGGAAGAGCAAGCCGAGGTGATGAAACCGGCGATCAAGGAATACCAGGCCGCGATTGCCGCGTGGGAAGCGGAACGCGACGGCATCCTGTCGGCGGTGAAGGATGCCGGGAAGAAGGGCAAACCGACCGACACGCTGCGGACTGATCTGGCGCAACTGCAACAGGAAGAGCCGAAACCCCCGCGAGTACCGAGGCTAATCCTTGGCGACGAAACCCCGGAAAACCTTGCTTGGAGCCTTGCAAAGCAATGGCCGTCGGCGGGCGTCCTATCGAGCGAGGCGGGCGTGGTATTCGGTTCGCATGGCATGGGCAAGGATAGCGCCATGCGGAATCTGGCCTTGCTGAATGTCCTATGGGATGGCGGGGCACATTCGATTGGGCGGCGCACTTCGGAATCCTTCACCGTGCGCGGGGCGCGGCTGACGATGGGCTTGATGATTCAGGAAACAACCCTGCGGGAGTATTTCAGCAAGTCAGGTGGGCTGGCGCGGGGGACGGGCTTCCTTGCCCGCTTCCTTGTGGCATGGCCTGAATCAACCCAAGGGCAGCGGCCATTCACCGAAGCCCCTGCAAACTGGCCGCACCTGGCCGCATTCCATCGGCGCATTGCCGCGACCCTGAATCAACCCGCCCCCATTGATGAAGATGGCGCACTGACCCCCGCCATGCTGTCACTGGCACCGGACGCGAAAGCGGCATGGGTGGATTATCACGATGCCATTGAAAGCGAACTTGCGAGCGGTGGCGAGTTTTACGACGTGCGGGACGTGGCGAGCAAATCCGCCGACAACGCGGCACGGCTGGCGGCACTGTTCCAGCAATTCGAGCATGGCATGGGCGGCGCAATCGGGCTGGATAGTTTCGAGCGGGCAAGCCTGATAACAGCATGGCACCTATCCGAAGCCCGGCGCTTCTTTGGTGAGCTTGCGCTACCGTCGGAACTGGCAGACGCGGCGCGGCTGGATAGCTGGCTGATCGAACATTGCAGGCAACAGCGGACGCACATGGTAGGGAAAAATCATGTTCGCCAGCATGGGCCATTGCGGGATGGTGCGCGGCTTGATGCGGCGATCCGGGAGCTTGCCGAGCTTGACCGCTTGCAACTGGTGAAGGACGGCAAGCGGCTGACGATTCACCTTAACCCAGCGCTGGTGGGGGTGGCACCATGA